The nucleotide sequence GTGGACTACTGGAAGTAGGACAGCAAACAATAGATCGTTTTGCAGGCACTTCGAGATCGCGGCATTCGTATCAGTATTGACGATTTTGGTACGGGTTATTCATCACTTGCTTATCTGCAAAAGCTCCCTGTAGACACTTTGAAAATCGATCGCGTATTTGTCAAAGATATCCAAGCTAATGGAGAGAATGCCGAAATTGTGCAAGCGGTGATTCAATTAGGAAAAGCTTTAGGAAAGGATATTATTGCCGAAGGTTGTGAAACTAACGCTCAGGTTACCTTCTTAAAAGGAATTGGCTGCGATTTTGCACAGGGTTACCACTTTGCCGAGCCAATGGATGTAGCACATGTAGGTAAATTCATAACAAAATTTATGGGTAGCGATCTAGAGGCCATGATAAATTAAAGATATTTTAGCAATCAGTCCAAATACCAATGGAACTAAAATGTTCCTACTGTGAACCTGCCTACATTGTTAAAAATGGCACAACCCGCCATGACAAACAAAATCACAAGTGTAAAAACTGTAATCGACAATTTGTAATTAACCTTAATAATCAGCTAATCTCTGCAACTAAAATCAAATTAATTGATAAATTCCTATTGGAACGTATGTATCTTAGAGCAATTAATCGTGTTGCTAATATTTCATTAGCATGGGTACAGTGTTATGATAGCAACGTTTTATGAAGCTGTTGATGCCATACAATCTCTTCTAATGTTTCTACCGCTCCAGCAGCCTCATCTGTTAGAGCTAAAGGTGCCGCCTTATTTTTACCAGCATCTCGAACCACCTTAACAATCTCTTTTGCATCGAGATCATCAAGATTGGCAGAAGTGGAGATTAAAGACCATACGCCGCGTGCTGAATTCTGCAAAAGCCCATATTTTTTCAGATAAGTCCGGCTCCACGCAAGTCGATATTCAACCTCGCTTTGTGATGTGCTGCCATGCAGAATTTCAAGCACTTTATCGGGTAGGCTCAGAAGTTGCACTACTTTTTCATAAATCTCGTCAGTTGTACCAGAACCACCCAAAATTTGTAGAGCCTGAATTGTGGGCAGGAGCATTGAGTCAAATGTTGGAACTGAAGAGGCAGATCGCTTCATGTATAAATTGATGAGCCGATTTACAAAAATACTACCTTGTCAAATATAAATCGCCACTCAAGAAATGTAACAGATTTGCGGTGATCGCCCATTTTCAAACACCTGACAGATAATTTCACAGTACTGCCCCAACCCACGGACGAAGCCAGCTAAAGTTCACAATCACCGGACGCAGAGAACTTCCGACAAAACCATTGTACTTCAAAGTTCCGGTGCATTGCGGTTGTTATGCATCTGTTTCATTTGGAATAATGGCAAGTAGATCAGTTACTCCTACGTCTATTCCCACTTGAGATAATAATGTTATGACTTGACCTCGGTGATGAGTTTGATGATTAAAAAACGTGCACCAACATGCTATAGCAATTCTTGTTTGCACCGACATTTTTCATATTTGTGTAGTGCAACTCGCAATCGAGATCAGCTTCTGTAACTGTACTACCCCACTCAGCGATAATACCATCAAGGTTTTTTGCGGTAGTTATAAAGTAGCGTGAACTCGGAGAAGAGCATTGGGTCTAGTGATTCTGGGCTTTGCGTTGATGGTCGCTGCAATATCTTATAGTTTGCAGGATGACTCGCAAAGCGAT is from Neosynechococcus sphagnicola sy1 and encodes:
- a CDS encoding winged helix-turn-helix domain-containing protein translates to MKRSASSVPTFDSMLLPTIQALQILGGSGTTDEIYEKVVQLLSLPDKVLEILHGSTSQSEVEYRLAWSRTYLKKYGLLQNSARGVWSLISTSANLDDLDAKEIVKVVRDAGKNKAAPLALTDEAAGAVETLEEIVWHQQLHKTLLS
- a CDS encoding transposase-like zinc-binding domain-containing protein; the encoded protein is MELKCSYCEPAYIVKNGTTRHDKQNHKCKNCNRQFVINLNNQLISATKIKLIDKFLLERMYLRAINRVANISLAWVQCYDSNVL
- a CDS encoding EAL domain-containing protein, whose protein sequence is MQALRDRGIRISIDDFGTGYSSLAYLQKLPVDTLKIDRVFVKDIQANGENAEIVQAVIQLGKALGKDIIAEGCETNAQVTFLKGIGCDFAQGYHFAEPMDVAHVGKFITKFMGSDLEAMIN
- a CDS encoding DinB family protein, which translates into the protein MSVQTRIAIACWCTFFNHQTHHRGQVITLLSQVGIDVGVTDLLAIIPNETDA